Sequence from the Pontibacter pudoricolor genome:
GCGCGAGCGCGAGACTTCTATTGAGAATGCACTTAGCGCTGCAGAAAAAGCGAAGCTTGAAATGCAAGGCTTAAAAGCTGAGAACGAGAAACTGTTGGCTCAGGCGCGTTTAGAGCGTGACAAGATCCTGAAAGAAGCATCGGATGCCGGTAATGCGCTTTTAGAGAATGCAAGAAACAAAGCTAACGAAGAAGGTTCACGCATGATCAACCAGGCACGTGAAGCTATCGAGAATGAAAAGCGTGCTGCTATCACGGAAGTGAAGAATATGGCTGCTGCTCTTTCAGTAGATATCGCTGAGCGCATCCTGAGAAAAGAACTGAGCGACCCACAGGCGCAGCAAGCCCTGGCGCAGGATTACATTCGCGAAGTAACGCTTAACTAATAATAAAACGGATGGTGCTGAAAGGCACTGGCCATACTTTATAAAAAGCAATATGTCAGAATTAAGAGTTGCTTCCAGGTACGCGAAGTCGCTGATTGAGCTGGCTGCGGAAAAGGGCGTTTTAGAGCAGGTGCATGAAGACATGAAACTGTTTACAAGCGTTGTTACCCAGAACAGGGACTTTCAGCTGCTGCTCCACAACCCTATTGTGAAGTCAGATAAAAAACTGACGGTTATCAATGCTGTGTTTAAAGGCAAAGTGAACGAAATGACGCTTTCTTTCTTTAACATAGTTGCCCGTAAAAGCCGTGAGGCCATACTGGAATTTGTAGCCACAGAATTTGAAAAGCAGTACAACATAATGAAAGGGATACAGCGTGCCAGTGTTACATCTGCCGCACCACTTTCTCCTGCATTTCGCCAGCAGCTTGGCGAAAAACTGGCTAACGAAACCGGTAAAACTATACAGTTAGAAGAAATGATCGATCCGAGCCTTATTGGCGGCTTTGTGCTGAAAGTAGGCGACAAACAGATCGATAGCTCTGTGAAGTACAGCCTTCGCAAGCTTAGAAATAATTTTAAAGACAATTCCTATATTAATAAACTATAATCATGGCAGAAGTAAGACCTGACGAAGTATCAGCCATACTAAGAGAGCAGCTATCAAACTTCCGTTCTGAGGCAGAACTGGAAGAAGTAGGTACAGTACTGCAAGTGGGTGACGGTGTCGCTCGTATCTATGGCCTTTCCAAAGCACAGTCTGGGGAGCTTT
This genomic interval carries:
- a CDS encoding F0F1 ATP synthase subunit B gives rise to the protein MELVTPNFGLIFWQLVTFLIVLFLLTKFAWKPIMNALRERETSIENALSAAEKAKLEMQGLKAENEKLLAQARLERDKILKEASDAGNALLENARNKANEEGSRMINQAREAIENEKRAAITEVKNMAAALSVDIAERILRKELSDPQAQQALAQDYIREVTLN
- the atpH gene encoding ATP synthase F1 subunit delta — encoded protein: MSELRVASRYAKSLIELAAEKGVLEQVHEDMKLFTSVVTQNRDFQLLLHNPIVKSDKKLTVINAVFKGKVNEMTLSFFNIVARKSREAILEFVATEFEKQYNIMKGIQRASVTSAAPLSPAFRQQLGEKLANETGKTIQLEEMIDPSLIGGFVLKVGDKQIDSSVKYSLRKLRNNFKDNSYINKL